TTGCTCATAACGGTGCTGCTCGGACCCGTGGGTGGGCATAGAGTTATAATGGGAACTAAATCATGGGTCCCACTGGTATATACCCTTACCCTAGGAGGTGGATTGGGTATCGTTCCACTGATCGACTTTTTTGCCACTCTTTTTTCCAAGGATATTAAAGAATATCAAAACCAGGGCCGAGTTCTAATGTGGCTAAACAAAAAAGGAGTACCCAGAGGCACTCCTTAAATATTTCATCGAGAATAATTAATTATTCCACGGTTACAGATTTTGCCAAATTTCTTGGTTGATCCACATTACATCCTCTCATTACTGCTACGTGGTAAGAGATTAGTTGTAGTGGAACTACGGTCAATAGTGGCGTAAATAATTCGTCGCACTCAGGTACCTCAAAAGAGTAATCCGCCATATCCTTAACGTCCTTATCTCCCTCGGTTACAATAGCGATAACCTTTCCGCTTCTTGCCTTAACCTCTTCTATATTACTTACCACCTTTTTGTATGATGGTCCCTGATTGGCAATTACAAAAACAGGCATGTTCTCGTCTATCAACGCAATAGGACCATGTTTCATTTCTGCCGCCGGGTAACCTTCAGCATGGATGTATGAAATCTCTTTAAGCTTTAATGCCCCCTCAAGTGCAACTGGGAAATTAATTCCTCTTCCCAAGAAAAGTGCATTGGTCGCATCCTTGTAGATTTCTGCGATTACTTTAGACTCTGCAGCCTTCTCCAATACGCGCTCTACCTTGTCCGGAATAGATTGGAATTCGAACAAATATCTGTTGAATTGAGAGGTATTGATTGATCCCTTAAAATGCGCTATGTGAAGTGCCATCAAGGTGGCAACTGTTACCTGAGCCGTAAACGCCTTGGTAGATGCAACTCCAATTTCTGGACCGGCATGGGTATAAGCTCCCGCATCGGTAACCCTTGAAATGGTAGAACCAACCACATTACATATACCTAGGGTTGTAGCACCTTTTTGTTTTGCAATTTCTAATGCTGCTAGGGTATCTGCTGTTTCACCACTTTGGGAGATTGCAATAACAATATCATCGTCGTAAATAATTGGATTGCGGTATCTAAATTCAGATGCATACTCCACCTCAACCGGGATGCGAGTAAGTTCTTCGAATAGGTATTCTGCAACCAGTCCGGCATGCCAAGAGGTACCACATGCAACAAAAATTATTCTTCTTGCATTGGCAAGGGCACGTTCGTAATCTCTAATTCCACCTAGGGCTATTAACCCCTTATCAAGGTGGATTCTACCACGCATGGTATCCTTTATAGACTTTGGTTGCTCATATATTTCCTTGAGCATGAAATGATCATATCCACCTTTTTCTATGGCTTCTAATTCCATTTCTAGCTTTTGAACATATGGCGTCTTTTGCTGATTTTTAATGGTCTTAATAGAAAGACCATCCTTTAAAGAGGCAACCGCAATTTCTTCTTCCTCCAAGTACACCACATTTTTGGTATAATCGATAATAGGTGTAGCATCCGAAGCCAAATAAAAGTCTCCTTGCTCACCAATACCAACAACTAGTGGACTTCCCTTCTTGGCCGCAATTAGCATATCTGGATTATCCTTCGATAAAACCACTATAGCATACGCTCCAACCACCTCGTTTAAGGCTATTCTTACTGCTTCCACGATATCCACCTTTTCATTAGCCTGGATATCTTCTATAAGGTGAATTAAAACTTCGGTATCGGTTTTAGACTCAAACTTATGTCCACGAGCCATAAGTTCCTGTCGCAAAGACGCATAATTTTCTATGATCCCATTATGGATAATAGCCAATTTCTTATCTCCAGAATAATGAGGGTGTGCATTAACGGTACTTGGTTCTCCGTGGGTAGCCCAACGGGTATGACCAATTCCAACAGTAGCATTGGTGTCTTTTCCTTCCAGAGCTTCCTGTAACAAAGCAACTTTTCCTTTGCTTTTTGTTACATCAATCACTCCATCTTTGTACAAGGCAACCCCTGCACTATCATATCCTCTATATTCGAG
This genomic interval from Luteibaculum oceani contains the following:
- the glmS gene encoding glutamine--fructose-6-phosphate transaminase (isomerizing), which translates into the protein MCGIVAYVGQKQACPIIINGLKRLEYRGYDSAGVALYKDGVIDVTKSKGKVALLQEALEGKDTNATVGIGHTRWATHGEPSTVNAHPHYSGDKKLAIIHNGIIENYASLRQELMARGHKFESKTDTEVLIHLIEDIQANEKVDIVEAVRIALNEVVGAYAIVVLSKDNPDMLIAAKKGSPLVVGIGEQGDFYLASDATPIIDYTKNVVYLEEEEIAVASLKDGLSIKTIKNQQKTPYVQKLEMELEAIEKGGYDHFMLKEIYEQPKSIKDTMRGRIHLDKGLIALGGIRDYERALANARRIIFVACGTSWHAGLVAEYLFEELTRIPVEVEYASEFRYRNPIIYDDDIVIAISQSGETADTLAALEIAKQKGATTLGICNVVGSTISRVTDAGAYTHAGPEIGVASTKAFTAQVTVATLMALHIAHFKGSINTSQFNRYLFEFQSIPDKVERVLEKAAESKVIAEIYKDATNALFLGRGINFPVALEGALKLKEISYIHAEGYPAAEMKHGPIALIDENMPVFVIANQGPSYKKVVSNIEEVKARSGKVIAIVTEGDKDVKDMADYSFEVPECDELFTPLLTVVPLQLISYHVAVMRGCNVDQPRNLAKSVTVE